TAAATGTGCGAAAGATGTTCTGCGAGATGGATGAAGAACTGGTACTTGCCTGCCAAGGTAAATTGGAGGAGGAAGATTCAAAGTCAAGTATGGCAGCTGAGAAGCGGAGATTGACATGGGAGCGCCTGGAAACTGCTGCTAGCTTCCAGCCTGTAGGTGGTGGTAATATTTCATTTCTGGTAAATCCAGCCACATGCTCTGTTACCTGCTGATTGCTCAGGTAGTGACCCAGTAGTTTTATGTACTTGGGAAGCTGAAACAAGCATAGATGTAGCAGTTCTGCTTGCAGTATTAAAATTTGGTTCTTGAATTTGGTAAATTTGGAATGCCAATAGGGGTGAGGCCAGTGCTGTGATGTTTCACCAGTTACCATGTCCAGCACCCTCCCTCTACTGCCTTGAAGCTTTTCCAAATCCATACCCAACCCAGGGAGAAGAGCTGttttgcttgcaaatcatttcATTTGTACTAACATCTCTTGTAATCCTTATCCAAGGGCTGTTTGCTTCTGCTCAGGCATTATGTATTAGTAAGTTCTATTTTGCTCATCGTTAAGAATATGGGTTGTCAATCTTCCCCTGAATCATGTCAAGAGAACATTCAGGCAGTTTGCTTTTGGGGATATCAAAGATGTTTGCTGATTCCAAATTCTCCCTTTTAATGTTGCATACTTCCATAGTTTAATAGCTGGTAGTGGCTTGAATTACAGCAATACTCCGATAGAAGAAAGTTGTTTTCTGTAATGTGATGTGGCAAATTGGCAATAGCCAAGCCCTTATTTACTCTCAACTTTAACTCCTTGGCTAGCCTAGAGCAGACCACCAAAACAATATATTCCCTGCTTGAGCAATGCCATAGAGATAAAGGACATGGCCACACCATTAATCTCAAGGCACTCCCTACTAGACCTGCTGGTAAATGGATAATTGCAGTGTCATGAGCTGTGTGCGTCACAGGACTCCCAATGGGACCCCATTGCCCGAATAATGGTCAAATAAACACTGATTGTTCTGTCGTCTTCACGTGCATAAGAATTCATACTGGGACACCATTGGACCCTTCATGGACCCATGGGGCTAAACTCCTTGTACTCAAGTGTCAAGAATGAAAGAGAATGGGACCTTATCATCCCATGCTTACAGGTTAAGAAAGAAGCAGCCACCGTGAAGTTTCGTCCTGTGTCTTTGCATATATATCATCTTACCACTCAGAGCCTTATATATTCACATGCTTAGTCAGTCTTGGAATCAATCTTGTGAATTGTAGGGAGAATTATTAGATAGAAAGAGATCATGTACGCACCACCAGGATATCAAGAAATGTCATACTATGATCACATCCAAAGAAGGCACCAAGATAGAGGCTGCCTCTATGCAGGGTTGGTTGTTATTATATGATCTTCCTCTACCAAATcctaatttcttctttttctatttgTATTTAATCTTTGCATTATTTCTGCTTCAATCTTTTGGATGTAGTAACATAAACTCATAAAGTCTTACGAGTGTTGCATCATGTGTAGATTGTTCGCGTTGTGTTGCTGCTTCTGCTGCTTTGAGAGTTGCGAGTGTTGCTTAGATGCACTTTGCTGTGGCTGCGATTAGAAGATCAATGGATCCATGCACTTGCTCTATGTATTAGCATTAAATTTGAAACATTAATACCCTTTGGGCCATTGAAAAGCAATACTAAGGAGAGCTCCAATAAAGTCCTattcatatcaaattttcaatGTGGATTACCTAATGCTTCTCTTCTCGCACTTCTCATCTTTTTTTGTTTCCAAAGTCAAGTAAACAAGATCCAGGATGAGTCAAGGAATTGATGGGTTAATGAATACCTATTTAAACAAACTGTAGCCCCAACCTCCCACTATTTCAACTCTGGTGTATTTGACTCTGTAAGGTTTAGCATTTTTATGTGCAACGGCTATTGAACAAAGGTAAACAGAAGCATTATTCATTTTGATCCAGATGCATGAATGACAACAATTTCATCTGGTTAACTAGTTCAAAAAGAGCCTTAAGCCTTAGCAAAAGGCCAAATTGATGAAATAACAGAGGAACCTACCTGCGAGaccaaatataacatttttGAGCTCTTCTTTATTAATCATGATGTTATAAAACTCTTAAGCCGCTTTGAAACAGAGGAAGAATGTGATAAGACAGATAAAAACATGAAACGAGGATATAAAGAAACTGATTTGGTTCCATCACTACACTCGCAAGAGGTTATCAAcaattttaatggaaaatatgACCAAGAAAAGAGTCGAAaggcaaaaaattattttaaagcatTGTTCAGCCAAATTCAACacataatcaaaattttgacaACTTTGCATCATGCAACTTCTTATCAGTTATGAATAATCATTCTGGAACTTGAGATCTCAAAAGTTGATAATTCAGTATAACTGATGGTTTCAGAAAATGTACAAGCAGGCAATGGAAGTCAGCATTGAGGTCAACAATATAGACACGAGGTTCACACCATTGTTGTCAAGGATGCTGATTCCTGAAATCTTCCTCACTGTTGGTCCCGGTTTCCCAACAACCTTCAAAGATGATCAGAAAACCTAATTTGAGCATTGATTTTCTAAGAATATTCAAAACAATACCGAAGTAGCAACAAAATAAACattactaaataaataattttgtaaattaatCACCAAGAAGCTGCAAGTTGAAGGGAAGAAGAAGAGCATGGATGGTAAAAAATAAACAGTAGTTCTACACAAAATGGAGGGAACTAAATAGCTGTTTGTGACAACTGATCTTGTGGTCAATACATGCAGCCACAACGCCATTAGGCCCATAAATAATGGCTCATGTTACGAGGCATTTTACCCTTTTACATTACCTAACATGGTTAAATGCATCATAAACcacaaaagtaaataaaagtaaatctaATTCACGTACCCATAATCTGTTTTCTAGAAAGTTTAAAATAAGACTCTAATTTGTGGTCATAAATGGTTTGGAAGTAGGTACTAAAATGCTCCATTCATCCTACAGGATATTTCAATAGTTTGCATTCTTATATACGAATGGAACCCACCCTCTCCCTTTTTTGGGCAACAACAGCCTACTAGATAGTATGTTGTATATTTGCAAAGAAATTTGAATATGTTTAAGCGTGTACATAGGTAGGtaaacatatacttattttggtATAAATGGATAATGGAAGCCAAAATGgtggtaattaaaatttgacAGAATAGAAGCCCACCGAATTTTAAGTCATTTATGATAAATCGATCTGATAGTTCGCCCATGTGATTATGACAGTACACCCATATCCAATGGCTAATATTGACTAAAGGAGGTACTCCCAATATAATTTACCAAGGTTGAACTTTATCATGATcacaaataatatatcaaagtAAATTGCTGAAGTTACCTTATTACGAACACTGCAGAATCCACTGTATTGAAGTGTTGCTCCCAATAGAGAATCTATTAGACTTCCACATAATCCGGCAACTGCAGAAAGTGGTATTACCAATAGCTGCTTCAAAGCTACATCAGAAGCACATTTTGTTGTGAAAAATCCAATGAGGACAAATGTAAGCCCAATGACACCACCAGCTGCAGTAGCTGCTAGGAGGCCTGTTTTTGTCACACCACCATTTGTACCCTTTCGAACAGGCTGATAACCATGTGGGAAGACGTCAGGATTCAGAATCTCTATTGAGTTTGAGAAGCAAGTTAATATCCTTTTGTCtgcataatttttaataaaggtACAAGGCAATTTGTAAATCATCCAGAGAGGCTTTCAACATGACACACAAGGTCTTATGGGAAAATAATTTGCAGTATGTTGCAGGGTACATTGGAAAATCCATTAAAAGTGGTAGACACATCCTTCTCTCCACCTAGAGATACTCAAGGCTTAATTCTCATGAACTAATTATGTTATGCTCCAGCGGCTTATATGGATAAAACTGTGAGCACAAGTGTCATGCATTAAAAGCTTGCAACAAGTGCAAATTTAAAGGGTGGGGAAGTGCTTCAATAAGTTCTGTCAGATGAGAAAGTTAAGCAGCAACTAGAGCAAAAAATTGAATCCCTCAAGCAAGGTGACCATCATATGCCACCTCCTTCACTCCCTTAGCTATATTAAATGGTGGCAGCAGGCAATCAAAGACTAGTGCTTTCTCATCATAAATAGAAGTGAATGTGGGATTAGTAATGtgacaagaataaaaaattcattgcAGATGATATGAAGGGGAGAATATTAACCTTGAAGGTTGTGATTAATCGAGGCTGTGAATCACTGAGTATCCCAAGCTCTGAGGACCAAGTGTCTCCATTGCAGCAGGAGTAGTGACCAATAATTCCACCAATCAGAGAAGTGATAAGACTTGATTCTTTTGAGTCCAAACACTTGTCCTGCCATCCAGTCAATCTCCAAAGAATCAAAGCCAAAACTGCACTGATGCCACTATTGAAGAGAACTTGCTTCCTGAAAAGAAGAAATGGGGCTATCAATGTTCCTTTCTTCTAGCTTTGTCATCCAAAAGGCTTGGCATATTTTAATCCTATCTGAAAAGGGCACTAAGTATTAGTGTTTGCAAGTCAGATGATTCAGTTTTATCATAAATATTGGGTTTAAGTGATTTAAATTCCCACCTAAATAAGTTTGCTAAGGACGTATTAGTTTATCATCTAGTATTTTATCTTTAGATAATTAAGAATATCTTTATCGATTCTACAAATCATATCAGAAGGGGAGCACATACAGTCACGATTCTCTCGAGAGTGACTATCTTTGAGCACCAAGACAAGACCTCAAACTATCATAACCAGGCTAGTGTAAGGTGCTGAAGTATGTTGTCGATGTATGCTAAGGTCTTATTGAACTCGTTGAGTCCTGCTTCTGGCTTGGGCAGGTGAGCAGCATCAAGGAGCTCTGCCTTGAGTACCATTGAGGCCTCCAACAACCAATGTTGTGGGCATACAAGGAGATTCAGGAGTCCAGTGAAGGGTGGATGTACACATGAAGATGCTGCAATCTCTCAGCAGCATAGGATAACCCAAATTCCTTTCAGGATTCATTAATTATCCCTATCTTCAGTATGCAGTACGGCAGCACAGCCCACTTGGATTGATTAATAAACATTACAAGTTACTGTAATGACTAAACAATTTTATCCGTCTGCAATGAATGGTCTGCTTTAAGAAGATGAATGTAAAAAGATTCAATGAACATAGAATGTCCTGGCAATTCAATATCAAACCCATGTCCCAGAAAATACTAAATGAATCATCTAAAAGTCTTTGagaatagtaataaaaaaaaccaaaagagaaaatttttcattGGTTAAGAATAACAAAtgaaatctcaacaagagtctTGGGCATCAAGCAGAAAACCACCATTATAGTTATGgagaagaacaaattaaaagtCCCCATAGAAGCAACAACCCTTCAAAATTCTGACCAAATTAAGcttttaaaacttaaatcaaTCCAATGGAAACGAAGTAATACCAATTCCTTTGACCACCCTCCTTGAAATCAGCATCAACGAGTCGCTTCTTTTCCTCTCCAAACTTGGTAAGCTTAGACGAAGTAAGAAAGAACGCAAGCAACATAGCTCCATACCTAAATAAATCATCAGAACACCCAAAAATCTAAGCAAAAACTCCAACAGCAATCCGTTTGGTCGCTGACACAAAACCACAAGAGAACACATTCAAACTAGAAACCCCACAAATGTTTTGCTACCATAATACccgtttcaaaaaaaaaaaaaaaaaggattgaaaaattctcagcaaccaaacggagaaaagaaaaatgaaaaaacttgTACTAAAGAATCAAAGTGAACCTGTATCCGACTCCAAAATGAATAGTCAAGACAGCGAAGCCGGCGAACGCTCCAGAAAGGTCGAGAGATTTTCTTCTGAATGATCTAATAGCGATTGCAGCTGAAAAGAGAATAGCTATGATTGGTTGGATCGGAAAATTCTCCATTTTCTCGGCGGTTCCACGAGACGTTTGACTCGGGTTCTATGAGAACTCCGGCACGGTCCTTCTGCTCTGCTGTTTGCTGCCTTCTGCCTTAATCTGCCTTTCTACTCCACACTTgaacacataaaataaaattttcctaataagtatttctattcatatttgtcacatttttttgaatttaaataattaaaaaataaaagaaaagaaaataaaaaagaaattttagaattcataaaattagataaaaagatataatttttttaattccgcTATATTAAACCatcctaatatttaaaatatgatttttataaggggtaatatttttttatttttatattaaattata
Above is a window of Vitis vinifera cultivar Pinot Noir 40024 chromosome 11, ASM3070453v1 DNA encoding:
- the LOC100242201 gene encoding protein PGR, with the translated sequence MENFPIQPIIAILFSAAIAIRSFRRKSLDLSGAFAGFAVLTIHFGVGYRYGAMLLAFFLTSSKLTKFGEEKKRLVDADFKEGGQRNWKQVLFNSGISAVLALILWRLTGWQDKCLDSKESSLITSLIGGIIGHYSCCNGDTWSSELGILSDSQPRLITTFKPVRKGTNGGVTKTGLLAATAAGGVIGLTFVLIGFFTTKCASDVALKQLLVIPLSAVAGLCGSLIDSLLGATLQYSGFCSVRNKVVGKPGPTVRKISGISILDNNGVNLVSILLTSMLTSIACLYIF